Part of the Verrucomicrobiota bacterium genome, TCCCACGAGTGCGTGAAAGGTCGGGAAGCTCGTAGCGATGCAGGCCGTGTTGCGGATCGCCGTCTCGCCGTCGGCGAGCATGCCGGCGATCGCGAACGCCATGGCAATCCGGTGATCGCCGAACGAATCGAGTTCGGCGCCGTGGAGCTTCGCCGGGCCCTCAATAACCATCCCGTCGTCCGTCTCCTCGGCCTGCGCGCCCATGGCGCGGAGGTTGGCGACCGTCGTGGCGATCCGGTCGGACTCTTTGACGCGCAGCTCGGCAGCGTCCTTGATCACCGTCCGCCCGTTCGCACACGCCGCAGCGACGGCGAGCACCGGCAGCTCATCTATGGCATTGGGGACCTGGTCGCCCTCGATCATCGTGGCCTCGAGCGCGTCCCCGATCACGATGATGTCGCCGCGCGGCTCGGAGCCCGTCCCATTGAGGTAGTCGCTCGTCTCGAAGCCGATCTTCGCGCCCATCCGCTGCAGGATGCGCAGCGCGGCGACCCGTGTCGGGTTGAGCCCCACGCCGCGCAGCGTCAGGAGGGAACCGGGAGTGCACGCGGCGAGCACGGCGAAGAACATCGCCGACGATAGATCGCCCGGCACAACGAGGTCGCATGCCGCGAGCGGCTGCCGCCCTTCGACAGCGACGGTCCGCTCGTGGCGCGTCACCACGACGCCGTAGTCGGGCAGCATCCGCTCGGTGTGGTCGCGCGACTGGCGCGGCTCGGTCACCGAGGTGACGCCGTCGGCGTAGAGCGCCGCGAGCAGGATGCACGTTTTGACTTGGGCACTCGCCACCGGGGAGACGTAGCCGATCGGCCGGAGCCAGCCGCCACTGATCGTCAGCGGCGCCGTATCGTGAGGCGGCGTGCCCTGTACAACGGCGCCCATCTTGGCAAGCGGCTCGATGATGCGCCGCATCGGTCGCCGCCGCAGCGACTCGTCGCCGTCGAGCACCGAGCGGAACGGCTGGCCGGCCAACAGCCCGGCGAGCAGGCGCATGCTCGTGCCGGAGTTGCCGCACCAGAGTGCATCGTTGGGCGCGTGGAGCCCGCGCGGGCCGGCGCCCTCGATATGCACCGAGGTATCAGAGAGCCACTCGACGTGTACACCGAGCGCGCGCATGATGTCGAGTGTGCACACGACGTCCTCGCTCGCGAGCACGTTGCCGATCGTTGACGCGCCCTCGGCGATCGATGAGAGAATCGCCGCTCGGTGCGAGATCGACTTATCGCCCGGCACCTCGATCGTGCCCTTCACCTCAGCAGGCCGACGCACGATGAGTGGATCGGGAGGCGGGGCGCCCTTGGATGCCGGCCGTGGCTCTCTCTCCTGTGCCGGCTCGGCAGGTGCCGTCGGCCCGATCTCGAGCGCCTTGAGGCGGCGCGCCTCGGCGAAGAACGCACGGAGGCCGACGGCATCACCGGCATCGAGCAGCTCGACAAACCGCCCAGCCTCGTCGCGAAACCGGCGCACCGCCTCGAGCAACACGCCACGGTTGTGCAGGCAGATCTGCGTCCACATCTCGGGCGGACTCGACGCGATGCGCGTCACGTCGCGGAAGCTCGGCCCGCCGCAGGCCATCGCCGCACGCGGATCGCCTGTGCGTCCGATCGCGTTCATCAGCGCGGCCACCGCCACATGCGGCAAGTGGCTCACAAGCCCAACCGCCTCGTCGTGCGCCTCGGGACCGAGCGACTTCACCGTGCAGCCAAGCCGGCGCC contains:
- the aroA gene encoding 3-phosphoshikimate 1-carboxyvinyltransferase; amino-acid sequence: MFNKITIVGMGLIGGSIGMACVRHALAREVMAVVRRDEARREVRGRDAAHDVTLDLEEGVAGSELVIFAADIDATARLAHQAAPALSAEAIVTDVSSVKTGIVRRLDEIFDGVCRFVGSHPMAGGEFGGIAHASPDLFRNAICLVTPTERTDPGVLERVAQFWRRLGCTVKSLGPEAHDEAVGLVSHLPHVAVAALMNAIGRTGDPRAAMACGGPSFRDVTRIASSPPEMWTQICLHNRGVLLEAVRRFRDEAGRFVELLDAGDAVGLRAFFAEARRLKALEIGPTAPAEPAQEREPRPASKGAPPPDPLIVRRPAEVKGTIEVPGDKSISHRAAILSSIAEGASTIGNVLASEDVVCTLDIMRALGVHVEWLSDTSVHIEGAGPRGLHAPNDALWCGNSGTSMRLLAGLLAGQPFRSVLDGDESLRRRPMRRIIEPLAKMGAVVQGTPPHDTAPLTISGGWLRPIGYVSPVASAQVKTCILLAALYADGVTSVTEPRQSRDHTERMLPDYGVVVTRHERTVAVEGRQPLAACDLVVPGDLSSAMFFAVLAACTPGSLLTLRGVGLNPTRVAALRILQRMGAKIGFETSDYLNGTGSEPRGDIIVIGDALEATMIEGDQVPNAIDELPVLAVAAACANGRTVIKDAAELRVKESDRIATTVANLRAMGAQAEETDDGMVIEGPAKLHGAELDSFGDHRIAMAFAIAGMLADGETAIRNTACIATSFPTFHALVGRFLSA